One window of Medicago truncatula cultivar Jemalong A17 chromosome 2, MtrunA17r5.0-ANR, whole genome shotgun sequence genomic DNA carries:
- the LOC25485918 gene encoding putative PAP-specific phosphatase, mitochondrial isoform X2, with translation MALAMDILRSSHLSAVRFFDSGGTRTRSCNTRRFNVRANLPFPQQNAKYHKELEAAIDVVHTACRLCVQVKSSLFSTDGKVLEKNDQTPVTVADFGVQALISLVSAEASSTWKTLAQDDVLKAIDRGGKDAFVFGSKPATYWVLDPIDGTRGFLKDNKALYVVGLALVVEGEIAIGVMGCPNWQEDLSKKPSAEMEEGKEALPESGIMMIAHKGYGTWTKKLNSNPKSAGVWTRCVVDRFDMVHKARFCIPDSQSWESLPLSSIFNATSNANDVGSSQIVLVAACCGSLCKYLMVASGRASVFIQRAKETTTIKAWDHAVGMICVHEAGGKVTDWEGIEIDLAEDQPSRRIIFPSGGVLVTNGNLHDQIVQIISQTSRV, from the exons ATGGCATTGGCGATGGATATCCTCCGTTCTTCTCATCTCTCCGCCGTCCGATTTTTCGACAGCGGCGGCACTCGGACCCGTAGCTGCAACACCCGACGCTTCAACGTAAG GGCCAACCTTCCATTTCCTCAGCAAAATGCAAAGTATCACAAAGAGCTTGAAGCTGCCATTGATGTTGTTCACACTGCTTGCCGTTTATGCGTTCAG GTGAAATCATCTTTATTCTCCACTGATGGGAAGGTTCTTGAAAAAAATGATCAGACTCCAGTGACCGTGGCAGACTTTGGTGTTCAGGCTCTCATAAGTTTAG TATCTGCTGAAGCTAGCTCCACTTGGAAAACATTGGCGCAAGATGATGTACTCAAAGCAATTGATAGAGGGGGCAAGGATGCTTTTGTATTTGGATCAAAGCCGGCCACATATTGG GTGCTTGATCCAATTGATGGCACACGTGGATTTCTGAAAGATAACAAAGCGTTATATGTG GTGGGTTTGGCTCTCGTGGTTGAAGGAGAGATTGCAATTGGTGTTATGGGCTGCCCCAATTGGCAAGAAGACTTATCTAAAAAACCCTCTGCTGAGATGGAAGAGGGCAAGGAAGCTCTTCCTGAATCAGGAATTATGATGATTGCTCATAAAGGCTATGGAACATGGACAAAAAAGTTAAATAGCAACCCCAAATCAGCTGGTGTGTGGACCAGATGTGTTGTTGATAGGTTTGACATGGTACATAAAGCACGCTTTTGTATTCCAGATAGTCAATCATGGGAATCACTTCCATTATCTTCTATATTTAATGCAACAAGCAATGCAAATGATGTAGGGAGCAGCCAAATTGTTCTTGTGGCAGCATGTTGTGGAAG TTTATGCAAGTATTTGATGGTGGCATCAGGTAGAGCATCTGTTTTCATTCAACGTGCAAAAGAGACGACTACTATCAAG GCTTGGGACCATGCTGTTGGCATGATATGCGTTCATGAGGCAGGTGGAAAG GTAACTGACTGGGAAGGGATTGAAATAGATCTTGCAGAAGATCAACCTAGCCGGAGGATCATATTCCCCTCTGGTGGCGTCCTTGTTACCAATGGCAATTTACACGATCAGATTGTACAGATTATCTCTCAGACTTCAAGAGTTTGA
- the LOC25485918 gene encoding putative PAP-specific phosphatase, mitochondrial isoform X1 → MALAMDILRSSHLSAVRFFDSGGTRTRSCNTRRFNVRANLPFPQQNAKYHKELEAAIDVVHTACRLCVQVKSSLFSTDGKVLEKNDQTPVTVADFGVQALISLELSKLFPSIPLVAEEDSAFLRSRNLVGTVLDAVSAEASSTWKTLAQDDVLKAIDRGGKDAFVFGSKPATYWVLDPIDGTRGFLKDNKALYVVGLALVVEGEIAIGVMGCPNWQEDLSKKPSAEMEEGKEALPESGIMMIAHKGYGTWTKKLNSNPKSAGVWTRCVVDRFDMVHKARFCIPDSQSWESLPLSSIFNATSNANDVGSSQIVLVAACCGSLCKYLMVASGRASVFIQRAKETTTIKAWDHAVGMICVHEAGGKVTDWEGIEIDLAEDQPSRRIIFPSGGVLVTNGNLHDQIVQIISQTSRV, encoded by the exons ATGGCATTGGCGATGGATATCCTCCGTTCTTCTCATCTCTCCGCCGTCCGATTTTTCGACAGCGGCGGCACTCGGACCCGTAGCTGCAACACCCGACGCTTCAACGTAAG GGCCAACCTTCCATTTCCTCAGCAAAATGCAAAGTATCACAAAGAGCTTGAAGCTGCCATTGATGTTGTTCACACTGCTTGCCGTTTATGCGTTCAG GTGAAATCATCTTTATTCTCCACTGATGGGAAGGTTCTTGAAAAAAATGATCAGACTCCAGTGACCGTGGCAGACTTTGGTGTTCAGGCTCTCATAAGTTTAG AGTTAAGTAAGTTGTTCCCTTCTATCCCATTGGTGGCCGAGGAGGATTCCGCTTTCTTGCGGTCAAGAAACTTAGTGGGTACCGTGCTTGATGCAGTATCTGCTGAAGCTAGCTCCACTTGGAAAACATTGGCGCAAGATGATGTACTCAAAGCAATTGATAGAGGGGGCAAGGATGCTTTTGTATTTGGATCAAAGCCGGCCACATATTGG GTGCTTGATCCAATTGATGGCACACGTGGATTTCTGAAAGATAACAAAGCGTTATATGTG GTGGGTTTGGCTCTCGTGGTTGAAGGAGAGATTGCAATTGGTGTTATGGGCTGCCCCAATTGGCAAGAAGACTTATCTAAAAAACCCTCTGCTGAGATGGAAGAGGGCAAGGAAGCTCTTCCTGAATCAGGAATTATGATGATTGCTCATAAAGGCTATGGAACATGGACAAAAAAGTTAAATAGCAACCCCAAATCAGCTGGTGTGTGGACCAGATGTGTTGTTGATAGGTTTGACATGGTACATAAAGCACGCTTTTGTATTCCAGATAGTCAATCATGGGAATCACTTCCATTATCTTCTATATTTAATGCAACAAGCAATGCAAATGATGTAGGGAGCAGCCAAATTGTTCTTGTGGCAGCATGTTGTGGAAG TTTATGCAAGTATTTGATGGTGGCATCAGGTAGAGCATCTGTTTTCATTCAACGTGCAAAAGAGACGACTACTATCAAG GCTTGGGACCATGCTGTTGGCATGATATGCGTTCATGAGGCAGGTGGAAAG GTAACTGACTGGGAAGGGATTGAAATAGATCTTGCAGAAGATCAACCTAGCCGGAGGATCATATTCCCCTCTGGTGGCGTCCTTGTTACCAATGGCAATTTACACGATCAGATTGTACAGATTATCTCTCAGACTTCAAGAGTTTGA
- the LOC25485923 gene encoding external alternative NAD(P)H-ubiquinone oxidoreductase B2, mitochondrial yields the protein MLSFGFCERFCKTLRDNRKTIKFVLIGTTVSGVGYVAYREFYPSEVEAVTDRKKVVVLGTGWAATSFMKNLDSPKYEVQVVSPRNYFAFTPLLPSVTCGTVEARSIVEPVRNIFRKKRVDVQFSEAECFKIDAENKKVYCKSNANNNLNGQEEFVVDYDYLIIGVGAKVNTFNTPGVVENCHFLKEVEDAQKIRRTVIDCFERANLPDVSEEEKKRILHFAIVGGGPTGVEFAASLHDFVNEDLVHLYPGVKDLVKITLLEAGDHILSMFDKRITAFAEDKFQRDGIDVKTGSMVVKVDGKEISTKELKNGGKITTIPYGMAVWSTGIGTRPFIKDFMAQIGQASRRALATDEWLRVEGCNNVYALGDCATINQRKVMEDIASIFKKADKGNSGTLTVKEFQEVMDDICVRYPQVELYLKNKQMHNIADLLKEAKGDVEKESIKLNIEELKTALSKVDSQMKFLPATAQVASQQGTYLAKCFNRMEECEEKPEGPLRFRGEGRHRFKPFRYQHLGQFAPLGGEKTAAQLPGDWVSIGHSSQWLWYSVYASKQVSWRTRALVVSDWGRRFIFGRDSSRI from the exons atgttgAGTTTCGGTTTCTGTGAACGTTTTTGTAAAACTCTCCGTGACAATCGCAAAACCATTAAGTTTGTTCTCATCGGCACCACCGTAAG TGGTGTTGGTTATGTGGCATATCGCGAGTTTTATCCATCGGAAGTGGAGGCGGTTACCGATAGGAAAAAAGTGGTGGTGCTGGGAACAGGATGGGCGGCAACAAGTTTTATGAAGAATCTGGACAGTCCAAAGTATGAAGTACAGGTGGTTTCGCCTCGTAACTATTTTGCATTCACTCCTTTGCTTCCTAGCGTCACTTGCGGCACTGTTGAAGCGCGTAGCATTGTTGAACCTGTTCGCAATATTTTTAGGAAG AAAAGGGTGGACGTGCAATTCAGTGAAGCAGAATGCTTCAAGATTGATGCTGAAAATAAGAAAGTTTACTGTAAATCTAATGCAAACAACAATCTTAATGGGCAAGAAGAATTTGTCGTGGACTATGATTACCTAATCATTGGTGTGGGCGCTAAAGTTAACACATTTAACACGCCAGGAGTGGTGGAGAATTGCCATTTTTTGAAG GAAGTTGAAGATGCACAGAAGATTAGAAGAACGGTTATTGACTGCTTCGAGAGAGCGAATTTGCCTGATGTAAGCGAGGAAGAAAAGAAGAGAATTCTTCATTTTGCTATTGTTGGAGGAGGGCCAACTGGAGTGGAGTTCGCAGCTTCACTTCATGACTTCGTCAACGAGGATTTAGTCCATTTATATCCTGGGGTCAAAGATTTAGTAAAAATTACACTTCTGGAAGCTGGAGATCATATTTTGAGCAT GTTTGATAAAAGGATAACAGCTTTTGCCGAAGACAAGTTTCAAAGAGATGGGATTGATGTGAAAACAGGATCCATGGTTGTGAAGGTAGATGGGAAAGAAATTTCCACTAAAGAGCTGAAAAATGGAGGAAAGATTACTACAATTCCATATGGAATGGCTGTCTGGTCAACTGGTATTGGCACTCGTCCATTTATCAAAGATTTCATGGCCCAAATTGGTCAG GCTAGCCGGCGTGCTCTAGCTACTGATGAATGGTTGAGAGTCGAAGGGTGCAACAATGTATATGCGCTTGGTGATTGTGCTACGATAAATCAGCGTAAAGTCATG GAAGATATTGCTTCGATCTTTAAGAAGGCCGACAAAGGCAATTCAGGAACACTTACGGTCAAAGAATTTCAAGAGGTCATGGATGACATCTGTGTACGATATCCTCAGGTTGAGCTGTATCTGAAAAATAAACAGATGCACAACATTGCTGATTTATTGAAGGAAGCCAAGGGAGATGttgaaaaagaatcaattaaaCTGAATATCGAAGAACTCAAAACAGCACTTTCCAAAGTGGATTCTCAGATGAAATTTCTCCCTGCTACTGCACAG GTTGCATCTCAGCAAGGAACTTACCTGGCCAAATGTTTTAACCGGATGGAAGAGTGCGAGGAAAAACCAGAGGGTCCTCTCAGGTTCAGGGGAGAAGGTCGTCACCGCTTCAAACCCTTCAG GTACCAACACTTAGGTCAGTTTGCTCCTTTGGGAGGAGAGAAAACAGCTGCCCAGCTTCCTGGGGATTGGGTTTCAATTGGTCACAGCAGTCAATGGTTGTGGTATTCTGTCTATGCAAG CAAGCAAGTTAGCTGGCGTACCAGGGCCTTAGTAGTTTCAGACTGGGGAAGGCGTTTTATTTTTGGGAGGGACTCGAGCCGCATCTGA
- the LOC25485916 gene encoding transcription factor MYB74, whose product MGRTPCCEKNNGLKKGPWTTEEDQKLIDYIQKHGYGNWRTLPKNAGLQRCGKSCRLRWTNYLRPDIKRGRFSFEEEETIIQLHSILGNKWSAIASRLPGRTDNEIKNYWNTHIRKRLLRMGIDPVTHTPRLDLLDLSSILCSSLYASSSNSSSQINNFQNQQPLLNPDLLNLASSFFQHQQDYNNPQIQNQVPLSHFLQFQDQLPQVNSNVITTTFTTPCVSSLPNVDTYTSNFTDLSNYQQYSVHDIDCHQNNGFGLSNLKEEDYIPQLSNYNNYYGSDNQNLMYYQTSNQLLSTPSSSSPTPLNSNSTCIIGSNTEDERESYESCNRLNFEIPAHILEANDFM is encoded by the exons ATGGGAAGAACACCTTGTTGTGAGAAGAATAATGGTCTCAAAAAAGGACCATGGACAACTGAGGAAGATCAGAAACTCATTGATTACATTCAGAAACATGGTTATGGCAATTGGAGGACACTCCCAAAGAATGCtg GTTTGCAAAGATGTGGCAAAAGTTGTCGTCTCCGTTGGACAAACTATCTCCGACCAGATATAAAACGTGGTCGGTTTTCATTTGAAGAGGAAGAGACAATTATTCAGCTACATAGCATTCTTGGCAACAA GTGGTCTGCAATTGCATCTCGATTACCAGGAAGGACGgacaatgaaataaaaaactattggaACACACACATTAGGAAAAGGCTTTTGAGAATGGGAATTGATCCAGTAACACATACTCCTAGACTTGACTTATTGGACCTCTCTTCTATTCTATGTTCATCTCTCTATGCTAGTAGTAGTAACTCATCATCTCAAATTAACAACTTCCAAAATCAACAACCTTTGCTCAATCCTGACCTTCTAAACTTAGCTTCCTCGTTCTTCCAACATCAACAAGATTATAATAATCCTCAAATACAGAACCAAGTTCCACTTTCACATTTTCTCCAATTTCAAGACCAACTTCCACAAGTAAATTCCAATGTTATTACTACCACATTCACTACCCCTTGTGTTTCTTCATTGCCAAATGTGGATACATATACATCAAATTTCACCGACCTTAGTAATTACCAACAATATTCTGTTCATGATATTGATTGCCACCAAAATAATGGGTTTGGTCTAAGTAACTTAAAAGAGGAGGATTATATCCCTCAATTATCAaactataataattattatggTTCTGATAATCAAAATCTTATGTACTATCAAACTTCAAATCAACTTCTATCAACACCGTCATCTTCTAGTCCCACACCTTTGAATTCAAACTCCACGTGTATCATTGGGAGCAACACAGAAGATGAGAGAGAAAGCTATGAAAGTTGTAATAGGTTGAATTTTGAAATCCCTGCACATATTTTAGAAGCGAATGATTTTATGTAA
- the LOC25485922 gene encoding uncharacterized protein, which translates to MISLQPYKSCLQTTFVFSPSNFITNHRHTQTSLIGQRKIKVHRRNVKCNAEEKKSERRTFLTLEEAGLVEMSGLSTHERFLCRLTISSLNLLKVISEQEGCPIEELNAGKVCDWFLKDKLKREQNIDSAVLQWDDSDFQF; encoded by the exons ATGATTTCTCTACAACCCTATAAATCATGTCTTCAAACAACATTTGTATTCAGCCCTTCAAACTTTATTACAAATCATAGACACACACAAACAAGCCTGATAGGACAAAGGAAGATAAAAGTACATAGAAGAAATGTCAAGTGCAATGCAGAAGAAAAGAAGAGTGAGAGGAGAACGTTTTTGACATTGGAAGAAGCTGGTTTGGTTGAGATGTCTGGATTGAGCACTCATGAGCGTTTTCTATGTCGTCTAACG ATATCTTCACTGAATTTACTAAAAGTGATATCAGAACAAGAAGGGTGTCCAATAGAGGAGCTCAATGCTGGAAAGGTATGTGATTGGTTCCTAAAAGACAAGCTCAAAAGGGAGCAGAACATTGATTCTGCTGTTCTTCAGTGGGATGATTCGGATTTccaattttaa
- the LOC25485925 gene encoding uncharacterized protein, which translates to MEGNKFFLEFVFIMNLLCKETINFLSIVSSNPLFSCIVTFCTLILIYFPYSFCKIVFSPVLILTGVILIFVLRFGAIQRSKSEEKEKFGELESVTNEENRDEKQGKTEENDSLDQIYKWVSRNYEEKLKSKMGFESNSFLDESFVEWNVKAPLDVIYEDEETEDIISNENCVAGILRHSSLSRYYPESDSDSSSENEFPAMENWDSPGNMSFRWDEEDRDGLIEIALDGFKRKALGFQYEEENMIEIDISPTKRREFSGEEEVFAGEISCN; encoded by the coding sequence ATGGAGGGAAATAAATTTTTCTTAGAATTTGTGTTCATTATGAACTTGTTATGCAAAGAAACTATTAACTTTCTATCAATTGTTTCTTCAAATCCTCTGTTTTCATGCATTGTTACCTTCTGCACCTTGATTCTCATCTATTTTCCTTATTCATTCTGCAAAATAGTTTTCTCACCAGTTTTGATTCTCACTGGTGTTATATTGATTTTTGTACTTCGTTTTGGTGCAATACAGAGATCTAAGagtgaagaaaaggaaaaatttgGTGAATTAGAATCCGTTACCAATGAAGAAAACAGAGATGAAAAACAGGGGAAAACAGAGGAAAATGATTCTCTTGACCAAATTTACAAGTGGGTCTCGagaaattatgaagaaaagttgaAATCAAAAATGGGTTTTGAATCAAATTCGTTTCTTGATGAGTCTTTTGTTGAATGGAACGTGAAAGCACCATTGGATGTtatatatgaagatgaagaaacagaggATATTATTTCTAATGAGAATTGTGTTGCTGGAATTTTGAGACACTCTTCACTGTCACGTTATTATCCTGAGTCTGATTCGGATAGTTCTTCGGAGAATGAGTTTCCGGCGATGGAGAACTGGGACTCACCCGGGAATATGAGTTTCCGGTGGGATGAAGAAGATAGAGACGGGTTAATTGAGATAGCTCTTGATGGTTTTAAGAGGAAGGCTTTGGGATTTCAGTATGAGGAAGAGAATATGATTGAAATTGATATTTCTCCGACGAAGCGCAGGGAGTTTTCCGGCGAGGAGGAGGTGTTTGCCGGTGAGATTAGTTGCAACTAA